A genomic window from Bradyrhizobium lupini includes:
- a CDS encoding 2-oxoacid:acceptor oxidoreductase subunit alpha: MSDKKPISSVNDFVVRFANVNGSGSASANEMFARAILRHGVPVSPRNIFPSNIQGLPTWYEVRVTEDGHLGARGGVDMMVAMNPQTWDKDVAGIEPGGYLFYDSTKPMPSTKFRDDITVIGVPLTAITNSTYTDPRQRQLFKNIIYLGALSALLDMDPKLIEQLIGEQYKGKEKLLSSNVHALHLGRDWALQNLKCPTGLRVKKSDKVGDRIFIEGNSAAALGAVYGGATVCAWYPITPSSSVAEAFTAHCKKYRHDPETGKAKYAIVQGEDELASIGIVIGASWNGARAFTATSGPGISLMTEFIGLSYFAEIPAVIMNIQRAGPSTGMPTRTQQCDIIACAYASHGDTKHVLLFPEDPAEAFEFAAAAFDLAERLQTTIFLMLDLDIGMNHRLCRPLKWDDAKQYDRGKVMTAEMLDEGRDFGRYLDVDGDGIPYRTYPGTHPTKGSYFTRGTSRDRYARYSEEGSVYADNMQRLMRKFETAQDLVPRPLQANAERPTKYGVIYFGSTTPAMDEAIGLLEARGHQLDRLRIRAFPFHSSVASFLAEHDFVYVVEQNRDSQLRQLIVNENGIDPVRLVPIVHYDGSPITARFIAKAIGDHQDHIKVTPLRKAVS; this comes from the coding sequence ATGTCCGACAAAAAGCCGATCAGCAGCGTAAACGACTTCGTCGTCCGCTTCGCCAACGTCAACGGATCGGGCTCGGCCAGCGCCAACGAGATGTTTGCGCGCGCGATCCTGCGCCACGGCGTTCCGGTGAGCCCCCGTAACATCTTCCCGTCCAACATTCAGGGCTTGCCGACCTGGTACGAGGTGCGCGTGACCGAAGACGGCCATCTCGGCGCCCGCGGCGGCGTCGACATGATGGTCGCCATGAACCCGCAGACCTGGGACAAGGACGTCGCCGGCATCGAGCCAGGCGGCTATCTGTTCTACGATTCCACCAAGCCGATGCCGTCGACCAAATTCCGCGACGACATCACCGTGATCGGCGTCCCCCTGACCGCGATCACCAACTCGACTTACACCGATCCGCGCCAGCGCCAGCTGTTCAAGAACATCATCTATCTCGGGGCGCTCTCGGCGCTGCTCGACATGGATCCGAAGCTGATCGAGCAGCTGATCGGCGAGCAGTACAAGGGCAAGGAGAAGCTCTTGTCCTCCAACGTCCACGCGCTGCATCTCGGCCGCGACTGGGCGCTGCAAAACCTGAAATGCCCGACCGGGCTGCGGGTGAAGAAGTCCGACAAGGTCGGCGACCGCATCTTCATCGAAGGCAACAGCGCCGCCGCGCTGGGCGCCGTCTATGGCGGCGCCACGGTGTGCGCCTGGTATCCGATCACGCCGTCCTCGTCGGTGGCAGAAGCTTTCACCGCCCACTGCAAGAAGTACCGGCACGACCCGGAGACCGGAAAGGCGAAATACGCCATCGTGCAGGGCGAGGACGAGCTGGCTTCGATCGGGATCGTGATCGGCGCCTCCTGGAACGGCGCGCGCGCCTTCACCGCGACCTCCGGCCCCGGCATCTCGCTGATGACCGAGTTCATCGGGCTGTCGTATTTCGCCGAAATCCCGGCCGTGATCATGAACATCCAGCGCGCCGGTCCCTCGACCGGCATGCCGACCCGCACCCAGCAATGCGACATCATCGCCTGCGCCTATGCTTCGCATGGCGACACCAAGCATGTGCTGCTGTTCCCCGAAGATCCCGCCGAAGCGTTCGAGTTCGCGGCCGCGGCTTTCGATCTCGCCGAGCGGCTCCAGACCACCATCTTCCTGATGCTCGACCTCGACATCGGCATGAACCACCGGCTCTGCCGTCCGCTGAAATGGGACGACGCGAAGCAATATGACCGCGGCAAGGTGATGACCGCGGAGATGCTGGACGAAGGCCGCGATTTCGGCCGCTATCTCGACGTCGACGGCGACGGCATCCCTTACCGAACCTATCCCGGCACGCATCCGACCAAGGGCTCCTATTTTACCCGTGGCACGTCGCGTGACCGCTATGCGCGTTACTCCGAAGAGGGCTCGGTCTACGCCGACAACATGCAGCGCCTGATGCGCAAGTTCGAGACCGCGCAGGATCTGGTGCCGCGGCCGCTCCAGGCCAATGCGGAACGGCCAACCAAATACGGCGTGATCTATTTCGGCTCGACCACGCCGGCGATGGACGAGGCGATCGGATTGCTGGAAGCGCGCGGGCATCAGCTCGACCGCCTGCGCATCCGCGCCTTCCCGTTCCACTCCAGCGTGGCGAGCTTCCTCGCCGAGCACGATTTCGTCTATGTGGTCGAGCAGAATCGCGACAGCCAGCTGCGCCAGCTCATCGTCAACGAAAACGGCATCGACCCGGTGCGGCTGGTGCCGATCGTGCATTACGACGGCTCGCCGATCACCGCCCGCTTCATCGCAAAAGCCATTGGCGACCACCAGGATCACATCAAGGTGACCCCGCTCCGCAAGGCCGTGTCATGA
- a CDS encoding FAD-dependent oxidoreductase — MKPTDIAAPDYFHKVVDCQWACPAHTPVPEYIRLIAQGRYSDAYMINWKSNVFPGILGRTCDRPCEPACRRGRVEETPVAICRLKRVAADFKDDITQRLPRPSAKNGKRVAFVGGGPASLTVARDLAPLGYHCTVFDADAQAGGMMRSQIPKFRLPDSVIDEETGYILGLGVDFKGGHRIESMKALLAEKYDAIFVGSGAPRGRELDIPGRKEAAANVHIGIDWLSSVSFGHTDKIGKRVIVLGGGNTAMDCCRTARRLGGEEVKVVVRSGFEEMKASPWEKEDALHEDIPILNFLVPTAFVHDNGKLIGITFQKVKAEYDAKGRRNLVPSGEPDQTIECDDVLVAVGQENAFPWIEQDCGIEFDKWHMPKVDPQTFVSTNPKVFFGGDAAFGPKNIIWAVAQGHDAALSIHKMLSGEDITERPLPDVYISSQKMGIHEWSYDNDISNDKRYKVPHRDKVIALKDIRTEVELGYDVKLALGEAHRCLNCDVQTVFSTSLCIECDACVDICPMDCITFTDNGEEGDLRQRLKAPSLHPDQDLYVSSDLKTGRVMVKDEDVCLHCGLCAERCPTGAWDMQKYLIEMTHAGSACPTKSRSAA; from the coding sequence ATGAAACCGACCGATATTGCGGCCCCCGACTACTTTCACAAAGTGGTCGATTGCCAATGGGCCTGTCCTGCGCACACTCCCGTTCCCGAATACATCCGACTGATCGCCCAAGGCCGCTACAGCGACGCCTATATGATCAATTGGAAATCGAACGTGTTTCCCGGAATTCTGGGACGGACCTGCGATCGTCCATGCGAGCCGGCGTGCCGCCGCGGACGCGTCGAGGAGACGCCGGTCGCGATCTGCCGCCTGAAGCGCGTCGCCGCCGACTTCAAGGACGACATCACGCAGCGCTTGCCGCGCCCCTCGGCCAAGAACGGCAAGCGCGTTGCCTTCGTGGGCGGTGGTCCCGCTTCGCTGACGGTCGCCCGCGATCTCGCGCCGCTCGGCTATCACTGCACCGTGTTCGACGCCGATGCCCAAGCCGGCGGCATGATGCGCTCGCAGATCCCGAAATTCCGCCTGCCGGATTCGGTCATCGACGAGGAGACCGGCTACATCCTGGGTCTCGGCGTCGACTTCAAGGGCGGCCATCGCATCGAGAGCATGAAGGCGCTGCTCGCGGAGAAGTACGACGCAATCTTCGTCGGCTCCGGCGCACCGCGCGGCCGCGAGCTCGACATCCCCGGACGCAAGGAAGCAGCCGCCAACGTCCATATCGGCATCGACTGGCTGTCCTCGGTCTCGTTCGGTCATACCGACAAGATCGGCAAGCGCGTCATCGTGCTCGGCGGCGGCAACACCGCGATGGATTGCTGCCGCACTGCGCGTCGCCTCGGCGGCGAAGAGGTGAAGGTCGTCGTACGCTCCGGCTTCGAGGAAATGAAGGCCTCTCCCTGGGAGAAGGAAGACGCGCTCCACGAGGACATCCCGATCCTCAACTTCCTCGTGCCCACAGCCTTCGTCCACGACAACGGCAAGCTCATCGGCATCACTTTCCAGAAGGTGAAGGCCGAATACGACGCCAAGGGCCGCCGCAACCTCGTCCCCTCGGGCGAGCCGGACCAGACCATCGAATGCGACGACGTGCTGGTCGCGGTCGGCCAGGAGAACGCCTTCCCTTGGATCGAGCAGGACTGCGGCATCGAGTTCGATAAATGGCACATGCCCAAGGTCGATCCGCAAACCTTCGTCTCGACCAACCCGAAGGTGTTCTTCGGCGGCGACGCCGCGTTCGGGCCGAAAAACATCATCTGGGCGGTGGCGCAGGGCCATGACGCCGCGCTGTCGATCCACAAAATGCTCTCGGGCGAGGACATCACCGAGCGGCCATTGCCCGACGTGTACATCTCCTCGCAGAAGATGGGCATCCACGAATGGAGCTATGACAACGACATCTCCAACGACAAGCGCTACAAGGTGCCGCATCGCGACAAGGTGATCGCGCTGAAGGACATCCGCACCGAGGTCGAGCTCGGCTATGACGTCAAGCTGGCGCTGGGCGAAGCTCATCGCTGCCTGAACTGCGACGTCCAGACCGTGTTCTCGACCTCGCTCTGCATCGAGTGCGATGCCTGCGTCGACATCTGTCCGATGGATTGCATCACCTTCACGGACAACGGCGAGGAAGGCGATCTCCGTCAGCGCCTGAAAGCACCCTCGCTGCATCCGGACCAGGATCTCTATGTGTCCAGCGACCTCAAGACCGGGCGCGTGATGGTCAAGGACGAGGATGTCTGCCTGCATTGCGGGCTGTGCGCCGAGCGCTGCCCCACCGGCGCCTGGGACATGCAGAAATATTTGATCGAGATGACTCACGCAGGTTCAGCATGTCCGACAAAAAGCCGATCAGCAGCGTAA
- the pip gene encoding prolyl aminopeptidase, with translation MVPDADAASSVKRADPFAPLTSEMLDVGDGHELYVESVGRTDGIPAVYLHGGPGSGCQPDHRRLFDPDRFQAVLFDQRGCGRSRPKGSRAHNTTQHLIADMEKIREKFGVARWMVVGGSWGATLALAYAQAHPERVSGIALRATFLGTRAEVEIAFTSRLSQFYPALYDDFLSVLPVEERAQPVEAYYRRILDPDPAVHGPASRAWHDTERALSEHKAAKTRLDLASLNVWRTLPATPFMEAHYFVQDSFMTENELLRNAGKLDGIPGIIVQGRYDLLCPPETSQALAKVWPGSEIRIVEEAGHSLYDTGVRDAVMKSIADIASKISR, from the coding sequence ATGGTGCCTGACGCCGACGCGGCCAGCTCAGTCAAGCGCGCCGATCCCTTTGCACCGCTGACCTCCGAAATGCTCGACGTCGGCGACGGCCACGAGCTCTATGTCGAGAGCGTCGGCCGCACCGACGGAATCCCGGCGGTCTATCTGCATGGCGGCCCCGGCAGCGGCTGCCAGCCCGACCACCGCCGGCTGTTTGATCCCGACCGTTTTCAGGCCGTGCTGTTCGACCAGCGCGGCTGCGGTCGCAGCCGGCCGAAGGGATCGCGCGCACACAACACCACGCAGCATCTGATCGCGGACATGGAAAAGATCCGCGAGAAATTCGGCGTCGCGCGCTGGATGGTGGTCGGCGGCTCCTGGGGCGCGACGCTGGCGCTGGCTTATGCGCAGGCGCATCCCGAGCGCGTCTCCGGAATTGCGCTGCGCGCGACCTTTCTCGGCACGCGTGCTGAAGTCGAGATCGCCTTCACCTCCCGCCTGTCGCAATTCTACCCCGCGCTCTACGACGATTTTCTGAGCGTGCTGCCGGTCGAGGAGCGCGCGCAACCGGTGGAAGCCTACTATCGCCGCATCCTCGATCCCGATCCGGCGGTGCATGGCCCGGCCTCGCGCGCCTGGCACGATACCGAACGCGCCTTGTCGGAGCACAAGGCGGCAAAGACACGGCTGGATCTGGCGTCGCTGAACGTGTGGCGCACATTGCCGGCGACGCCGTTCATGGAGGCGCATTATTTCGTCCAAGACAGCTTCATGACGGAGAACGAGTTGTTGCGGAACGCCGGCAAGCTCGACGGCATTCCCGGCATCATCGTCCAGGGCCGCTACGATCTGTTGTGCCCTCCCGAGACATCGCAGGCGCTCGCGAAAGTGTGGCCGGGTTCCGAGATTCGCATCGTGGAAGAAGCCGGCCATTCGCTCTATGATACCGGCGTGCGGGACGCGGTCATGAAGTCGATCGCAGATATCGCTTCGAAGATTTCGCGATAG
- the pqqE gene encoding pyrroloquinoline quinone biosynthesis protein PqqE encodes MSDVLGNPTIPPDASDSLAVLEKSRSTAETFGIPLAVLLEITHRCPLQCPYCSNPVELDRSGKELTTEEWKKVLSELAEIGVLQVHFSGGEPTARKDLVELVKHASDVGLYTNLITSAVLLTRERLSELADAGLCHVQISFQGVEEALADRVGGYKNGHRKKLEVAKWTRELDLPLTVNAVMHRQNLHQLSDIIQMSVDLDADRLEVANVQYYGWALKNRAALMPTVAQLDECTRIVEEARERLKGRLTIDYVVPDYYALRPKKCMGGWGRQFFNISPAGKVLPCHAAESITGLDFESVRSNQSIAWIWQNSDAFNRYRGTGWMKEPCKSCEFREIDFGGCRCQAFALTGDAANTDPACALSPLHETIFKQAEREAEGETNRFLYRNFAGGTLESENGA; translated from the coding sequence ATGAGCGATGTGCTCGGCAATCCCACCATCCCGCCCGACGCCAGCGACAGCCTCGCGGTGCTGGAGAAGAGCCGCTCGACGGCAGAGACGTTCGGCATTCCGCTCGCCGTGCTGCTCGAGATCACCCATCGCTGCCCGCTGCAATGTCCCTATTGCTCCAACCCGGTCGAGCTCGACCGCTCGGGCAAGGAGCTGACGACCGAGGAATGGAAGAAGGTATTGAGCGAACTCGCCGAGATCGGCGTGCTGCAGGTGCATTTCTCCGGCGGCGAGCCGACGGCGCGCAAGGACCTCGTCGAGCTGGTCAAGCATGCGAGCGACGTCGGGCTCTACACCAACCTCATCACTTCGGCGGTGCTGCTGACGCGTGAGCGGTTGAGCGAACTTGCCGATGCCGGGCTCTGCCACGTCCAGATCAGTTTTCAGGGCGTTGAAGAAGCCCTCGCCGACCGCGTCGGCGGCTACAAAAACGGGCACCGCAAGAAGCTCGAAGTCGCAAAATGGACGCGCGAGCTCGATTTGCCGCTCACCGTGAATGCGGTGATGCATCGGCAAAACCTGCACCAGCTGTCTGATATCATCCAGATGTCGGTGGACCTCGACGCCGACCGGCTCGAGGTCGCCAATGTCCAATATTACGGCTGGGCGCTAAAGAACCGCGCCGCGCTGATGCCGACGGTGGCGCAGCTCGACGAGTGCACCCGCATCGTCGAGGAGGCGCGCGAGCGGCTGAAGGGCCGGCTCACGATCGACTATGTCGTGCCTGATTATTACGCGCTGCGGCCGAAGAAGTGCATGGGCGGCTGGGGTCGGCAGTTCTTCAACATTTCGCCGGCCGGCAAGGTGCTGCCCTGCCACGCCGCCGAGAGCATCACCGGGCTCGACTTCGAATCCGTGCGCTCCAACCAGTCGATCGCCTGGATCTGGCAGAACTCGGACGCCTTCAACCGCTACCGCGGCACCGGCTGGATGAAGGAGCCGTGCAAGAGTTGCGAATTCCGGGAGATCGATTTCGGCGGCTGCCGCTGCCAGGCCTTTGCGCTGACCGGCGACGCCGCCAACACCGATCCCGCCTGCGCGCTGTCGCCGCTGCACGAGACCATCTTCAAGCAGGCCGAGCGCGAGGCTGAGGGCGAAACCAACCGCTTCCTCTATCGCAATTTCGCTGGCGGCACCCTGGAATCCGAGAATGGTGCCTGA
- the pqqD gene encoding pyrroloquinoline quinone biosynthesis peptide chaperone PqqD — protein MAGPRHISVSETSRPVLPRHAKLKYDETRKVWVILAPERVLAPDEIAVEVLQLCDGERNVGEMSDQLATKYAAPREAILADVIVMLQDLADKGFLTEAREKTS, from the coding sequence ATGGCCGGGCCGCGTCACATCAGCGTCAGCGAGACCAGCCGGCCGGTTCTGCCGCGGCACGCCAAGCTGAAATATGACGAAACGCGAAAAGTCTGGGTGATCCTGGCGCCCGAACGCGTGCTGGCGCCGGACGAGATCGCGGTCGAGGTCTTGCAGCTCTGCGACGGCGAGCGCAATGTCGGCGAAATGTCCGACCAACTCGCGACAAAATACGCCGCGCCGCGCGAGGCGATCCTGGCCGACGTCATTGTCATGCTGCAGGATCTCGCCGACAAGGGCTTTCTCACGGAGGCCCGGGAGAAGACGTCATGA
- the pqqC gene encoding pyrroloquinoline-quinone synthase PqqC, translating into MNAASLTGMTALSIGKDIRLTSAEELEATLRHIGATRYHSLHPFHRLLHGGKLNKGQVQAWALNRYYYQSTIPIKDAVVISRFRDRATRLEWRHRIEDHDGDIGSEGGIERWLKLTEGLGLDTAYVESTEGILPATRFAVEAYVHYCREKSPLEAIASSLTELFAPNLHEERISGMLEHYDFVNPDIMSYFKRRLAQAPRDAGFALDYVKAHAVTPEQRASVCNALIFKTNVLWVQLDALQHAYVEGHIPPGAFVPQEHRRAS; encoded by the coding sequence GTGAATGCCGCGTCACTGACTGGAATGACCGCGCTCTCGATCGGCAAGGACATCAGGCTCACTAGCGCCGAGGAGCTGGAGGCGACGCTGCGTCACATCGGTGCGACGCGCTATCACAGCCTGCATCCGTTCCATAGACTGCTGCATGGCGGCAAGCTCAACAAGGGCCAGGTGCAGGCCTGGGCGCTGAACCGCTACTATTACCAGAGCACCATCCCGATCAAGGACGCGGTGGTGATCTCGCGCTTCCGCGACCGCGCCACGCGGCTGGAATGGCGCCACCGCATCGAGGATCATGACGGCGACATCGGCTCCGAAGGCGGTATCGAGCGCTGGCTGAAGCTGACCGAAGGCCTCGGGTTGGACACAGCTTACGTGGAATCGACCGAAGGCATCCTGCCGGCGACGCGCTTTGCGGTGGAAGCCTATGTGCATTATTGCCGCGAGAAGTCGCCGCTGGAGGCGATCGCGTCCTCGCTCACCGAATTGTTCGCGCCGAACCTGCACGAAGAGCGCATCTCCGGGATGCTGGAGCACTACGACTTCGTCAATCCTGATATCATGAGCTACTTCAAGCGCCGGCTGGCGCAGGCGCCGCGCGACGCCGGGTTTGCGCTCGACTATGTCAAGGCGCATGCCGTCACGCCCGAGCAACGCGCGTCCGTCTGCAATGCGCTGATCTTCAAGACCAACGTGCTATGGGTGCAGCTCGACGCGTTGCAACACGCCTATGTCGAGGGCCATATTCCGCCGGGCGCGTTCGTGCCCCAAGAACACCGAAGGGCGAGCTGA
- the pqqB gene encoding pyrroloquinoline quinone biosynthesis protein PqqB, with amino-acid sequence MLRVVVLGAAAGGGVPQWNCGCEGCRTARDNGQELQRTQASVAFSGDGEHWFLINASPDLRQQLNATPQLHPKAGALRHTPIAGVILTNSEVDAVAGLLSMREGSPFTVYAHEKVLAILKANSIFNVLNEKNVQRQPIGINEPFEPRLPDGARSGLEVLPFAVSGKSAWYLEGKTHPGGDSGEGDTLGLKITDKATGKCFYFIAACAEVTDALKAEIDGAALVFFDGTVWQDDEMIKAGLSHKTGKSMGHVAMSGDHGAIARLADLTLDRKIFLHINNSNPALLPASPERKAAEAAGWQIPADGTEIVL; translated from the coding sequence ATGCTTCGCGTCGTCGTCCTGGGCGCCGCAGCCGGCGGCGGAGTGCCGCAATGGAATTGCGGCTGCGAGGGCTGCCGGACGGCCCGTGATAACGGCCAAGAGCTGCAACGGACCCAAGCCTCGGTCGCCTTCAGCGGCGACGGCGAGCACTGGTTCTTGATCAACGCCTCCCCCGACCTCCGCCAGCAATTGAATGCGACGCCACAGCTGCATCCGAAGGCAGGCGCGCTGCGCCATACGCCGATCGCAGGCGTGATCCTGACCAACAGCGAGGTGGACGCAGTGGCCGGCCTGCTGTCGATGCGCGAGGGTTCGCCCTTCACGGTCTATGCGCACGAGAAGGTGCTGGCGATCCTGAAGGCGAACAGCATCTTCAATGTGCTGAACGAGAAGAACGTGCAGCGCCAGCCGATCGGCATCAATGAGCCGTTCGAGCCGCGGCTGCCGGACGGGGCGCGCTCAGGACTCGAGGTGCTGCCCTTCGCGGTCTCGGGCAAATCGGCCTGGTACCTGGAAGGCAAGACGCATCCGGGCGGCGACAGCGGCGAAGGCGATACGCTGGGGCTGAAGATCACCGACAAAGCAACCGGCAAATGCTTCTACTTCATCGCCGCCTGCGCCGAGGTCACCGACGCGCTCAAGGCCGAGATCGACGGCGCTGCGCTGGTGTTCTTCGACGGCACGGTGTGGCAGGACGACGAGATGATCAAGGCCGGGCTTAGCCACAAGACCGGCAAAAGCATGGGCCACGTCGCGATGTCCGGCGACCACGGCGCCATCGCGCGGCTCGCCGACCTCACACTCGACAGGAAGATATTTCTGCATATCAATAATTCGAATCCGGCGCTGCTGCCCGCTTCCCCGGAGCGCAAGGCCGCTGAAGCGGCGGGCTGGCAGATACCCGCGGACGGAACGGAGATCGTGCTGTGA
- the pqqA gene encoding pyrroloquinoline quinone precursor peptide PqqA, with product MAWKAPKIVEVPCGMEINMYVSATRK from the coding sequence ATGGCCTGGAAAGCCCCGAAGATCGTCGAAGTGCCGTGTGGCATGGAAATCAACATGTATGTGAGCGCCACCCGCAAGTAA
- a CDS encoding glutathione peroxidase, which produces MSAIYDFKANSLLGEEVPMRSFEGQVLLIVNTASKCGFTPQYRGLEDLHRDLSPRGFSVLGFPCNQFGAQEPGQASEIQAFCSTNYDVTFPLFEKIDVNGSNAHPLYEYLKRQQSGLLGASIKWNFTKFLVDRAGKVVSRYAPTARPEGLRQQIETLL; this is translated from the coding sequence ATGTCCGCGATCTACGACTTCAAGGCCAACTCGCTTCTCGGCGAAGAAGTGCCGATGCGCAGCTTCGAAGGGCAGGTGCTGCTGATCGTCAACACCGCGAGCAAATGCGGCTTCACGCCGCAGTATCGCGGGCTGGAGGATCTGCATCGCGACCTGTCCCCGCGCGGCTTCTCGGTGCTCGGCTTTCCCTGCAACCAGTTCGGTGCGCAGGAGCCAGGGCAGGCGAGCGAGATCCAGGCGTTCTGCTCGACCAATTACGACGTCACCTTTCCCCTGTTCGAGAAGATCGACGTCAACGGCAGCAATGCCCATCCGTTGTATGAGTACCTGAAACGCCAGCAATCCGGCCTGCTGGGCGCCTCCATCAAATGGAATTTCACGAAATTCCTGGTGGACCGCGCCGGCAAGGTGGTTTCGCGCTATGCGCCGACCGCGCGGCCCGAAGGATTGCGGCAGCAAATCGAGACCCTGTTATGA
- a CDS encoding DUF3297 family protein, giving the protein MSETIMSDEFPDRLSVDPNSPFYNADILARDVGIRFKGVEKTNVEEYCISEGWVRVTAGNAKDRHGNPLTIKVHGPVEPYFRDKK; this is encoded by the coding sequence ATGAGCGAGACAATCATGAGCGACGAATTTCCGGACCGCCTCTCGGTCGATCCGAACAGCCCCTTTTACAATGCGGACATTCTGGCGCGCGACGTCGGCATCCGCTTCAAGGGTGTCGAGAAGACCAATGTCGAGGAATACTGCATCAGCGAAGGCTGGGTCCGCGTCACCGCTGGCAACGCCAAGGACCGCCACGGCAACCCGCTGACCATCAAGGTGCACGGCCCGGTCGAGCCGTATTTCAGGGATAAGAAGTAG
- the tarD gene encoding D(-)-tartrate dehydratase translates to MSVRIVDVREITKPISSPIRNAYIDFTKMTTSLVAVVTDVVRDGKRVVGYGFNSNGRYGQGGLIRERFASRILEADPKSLLNAAGDNLDPDKVWAAMMTNEKPGGHGERSVAVGTIDMAVWDAVAKIAGQPLFRLLAERHGVKANPRVFVYAAGGYYYPGKDLSMLRGEMRGYLDRGYNVVKMKIGGADIEDDRTRIEAVLKEIGKDAQLAVDANGRFDLETGIAYAKMLRDYALFWYEEVGDPLDYALQAALAEFYPGPMATGENLFSHQDARNLIRYGGMRPDRDWLQFDCALSYGLCEYQRTMEVLKTHGWSPSRCIPHGGHQMSLNIAAGLGLGGNESYPDLFQPYGGFPDGVRVENGHITMPELSGIGFEGKSDLYKEMKALAE, encoded by the coding sequence ATGTCCGTCCGCATCGTCGACGTCCGCGAGATCACGAAGCCGATCTCTTCGCCGATCCGCAACGCCTATATCGATTTCACCAAGATGACGACGAGCCTGGTGGCCGTCGTCACCGACGTCGTTCGCGACGGCAAGCGCGTCGTCGGCTACGGCTTCAACTCCAACGGCCGCTACGGGCAGGGCGGCCTGATCCGCGAGCGTTTTGCCTCGCGCATCCTGGAGGCCGATCCGAAATCGCTGCTGAACGCGGCCGGCGACAATCTCGACCCCGACAAGGTCTGGGCCGCGATGATGACCAACGAGAAGCCGGGCGGTCACGGCGAGCGCTCGGTCGCGGTCGGCACCATCGACATGGCGGTGTGGGATGCGGTCGCGAAGATTGCGGGCCAGCCGCTGTTTCGCCTGCTGGCTGAGCGTCACGGCGTCAAAGCCAATCCGCGCGTGTTCGTCTACGCTGCCGGCGGCTACTACTATCCCGGCAAGGACCTCTCGATGCTGCGCGGCGAGATGCGAGGCTATCTCGATCGCGGCTACAACGTCGTGAAGATGAAGATCGGCGGCGCTGATATCGAGGACGACCGCACCCGCATCGAAGCGGTGCTGAAGGAAATCGGCAAGGACGCGCAGCTCGCCGTCGACGCCAACGGCCGCTTCGATCTCGAGACCGGCATCGCCTATGCCAAGATGCTGCGGGATTATGCCTTGTTCTGGTACGAGGAAGTTGGCGACCCCCTCGACTACGCGCTGCAGGCAGCCCTCGCCGAATTCTATCCGGGCCCGATGGCAACAGGCGAAAACCTGTTCAGCCACCAGGATGCCCGCAATTTGATTCGCTACGGCGGCATGCGCCCCGACCGCGACTGGCTGCAATTCGATTGCGCGCTGTCCTACGGCCTGTGCGAATACCAGCGCACGATGGAGGTGCTGAAAACTCATGGCTGGTCGCCGAGCCGCTGCATCCCCCACGGCGGCCACCAGATGTCGCTCAACATCGCAGCCGGCTTAGGCCTTGGCGGCAACGAGAGCTACCCCGACCTGTTCCAGCCCTATGGTGGCTTCCCCGACGGCGTCCGCGTCGAGAACGGCCACATCACCATGCCGGAGCTGTCAGGCATCGGCTTCGAAGGCAAGTCGGATCTCTACAAGGAGATGAAGGCGCTGGCGGAGTAG